From the Periophthalmus magnuspinnatus isolate fPerMag1 chromosome 1, fPerMag1.2.pri, whole genome shotgun sequence genome, one window contains:
- the scoca gene encoding short coiled-coil protein A isoform X1 yields MESDEEDGTFTNISLTDDTVDSGPAALYTKPETELFIMNCDIDGDLENQAEMEEKTRLINQVLELQHTLEDLSARVDAVKEENLKLKSENQVLGQYIENLMSASSVFQTTDTKSKRK; encoded by the exons ATGGAGAGTGATGAAGAGGATGGCACGTTCACGAACATCTCTCTGACAGACGATACAG tGGACAGTGGACCTGCAGCCCTGTATACTAAACCAGAGACCGAGCTCTTCATCATGAACTGTGACATAGATG GAGATCTGGAAAACCaggcagagatggaggagaagacCAGGTTAATAAATCAAGTGTTGGAGCTGCAACACACGCTGGAAG ATCTGTCAGCACGAGTGGATGCAGTGAAGGAGGAAAATTTGAAGCTGAAGTCAGAAAACCAAGTGCTGGGACAGTACATCGAGAACCTGATGTCTGCGTCCAGCGTCTTCCAAACCACCGACACAAAGAGCAAAAGGAAGTGA
- the scoca gene encoding short coiled-coil protein A isoform X2 — MNCDIDGDLENQAEMEEKTRLINQVLELQHTLEDLSARVDAVKEENLKLKSENQVLGQYIENLMSASSVFQTTDTKSKRK; from the exons ATGAACTGTGACATAGATG GAGATCTGGAAAACCaggcagagatggaggagaagacCAGGTTAATAAATCAAGTGTTGGAGCTGCAACACACGCTGGAAG ATCTGTCAGCACGAGTGGATGCAGTGAAGGAGGAAAATTTGAAGCTGAAGTCAGAAAACCAAGTGCTGGGACAGTACATCGAGAACCTGATGTCTGCGTCCAGCGTCTTCCAAACCACCGACACAAAGAGCAAAAGGAAGTGA
- the clgn gene encoding calmegin gives MRLERGWLCTALLLSLVLALGWAHEDSEADVEVEDSLGLDEEEMRVLMSEDEAIAKRTSMANKKAATATADANISFQVIYKTPVPTGEVYFAETFDDGSLDGWQLSKTVKGDADDEIAKYDGKWSVEVLKENKVPGDKGLVLKSRAKHHAIAALLNKPFVFKDEPLVVQYEVNFQDGIDCGGAYIKLLSDEGDLNLEQFHDRTPYTIMFGPDKCGEDYKLHFIFRHENPLNKDIEEKHAKRADVDLKKFYTDKKTHLYTLVLNPDNSYEMFIDQSSVSRGNLLHDVVPPVNPPREIDDPTDSKPEDWDERAKIPDPEAVKPEDWDEEAPAKIEDPDALKPEGWLDDEPEFVPDPSAEKPEDWDEEMDGEWEAPQIPNPTCETATGCGKWKRPMINNPKYKGKWKAPLVDNPNYQGVWKPRKIQNPEFFEDLHPFRMRPFRAIGLELWSMTSDIYFDNFIITSHKEVADRWASDSWGLKKLVASANEPGIVAQLMIAAEERPWLWVVYILTVGLPVGLVVLFCWPKKTEDEYVYKKVDVPNEDVEEEEEEEEDEAVLGEEQGPENGDATQAEVVEEEEEEEEVNGLSGDEEEEEEGEDETKTPERTTDDVCKGDSGAAEEGQKQSVRKRRVRKD, from the exons ATGAGGCTGGAGAGGGGGTGGCTGTgcactgctctgctcctgtccctggtGCTGGCTTTGGGATGGGCCCACGAGGATTCAGAGGCCGACGTGGAGGTGGAGGACAGTCTGGGTCTGGATGAAGAAGAAATGAGGGTCCTAATGTCTGAGGATGAAGCGATAGCCAAAAGAACGAGCATGGCTAACAAAAAGGCAGCCACCGCTACTGCAGATGCCAATATCTCCTTCCAG GTAATATACAAGACTCCTGTGCCCACCGGTGAGGTCTACTTTGCAGAGACATTTGATGATGGGTCCCTGGACGG GTGGCAGCTGTCAAAGACGGTGAAAGGAGACGCAGATGATGAGATAGCAAAATATGATG GGAAGTGGTCTGTGGAGGTGCTGAAGGAGAATAAGGTTCCTGGAGACAAAGGTCTGGTCTTGAAGTCCAGAGCAAAACATCACGCCATCGCTGCTCTTCTCAACAAACCCTTTGTGTTCAAAGACGAGCCTCTCGTGGTCCA ATATGAAGTCAATTTCCAAGATGGCATTGACTGTGGTGGTGCATACATCAAACTACTGTCAGATGAAGGAGATCTAAATCTG GAGCAGTTTCACGACCGCACCCCTTACACCATCATGTTTGGGCCGGACAAATGTGGAGAGGATTACAAACTTCACTTTATCTTCAGACACGAAAACCCTCTGAACAAAGACATCGAGGAGAAACACGCCAAGAGAGCTGATGTCGACCTGAAGAAGTTTTACACTGACAAGAAGACGCATCTGTACACACTGG TCCTAAACCCAGATAACAGCTATGAGATGTTCATTGACCAGTCCAGTGTGAGTCGTGGGAACCTGCTTCATGATGTGGTTCCTCCAGTGAACCCTCCACGTGAGATCGATGACCCAACAGACTCCAAACCTGAGGACTGGGACGAGAGGGCCAAGATCCCTGACCCAGAGGCAGTCAAGCCAGAAGACTG GGATGAGGAAGCACCTGCAAAGATTGAAGACCCCGATGCCCTGAAACCAGAGGGCTGGCTCGACGATGAACCTGAATTTGTCCCTGACCCCAGTGCTGAGAAACCAGAGGACTG GGATGAGGAGATGGATGGTGAATGGGAGGCCCCTCAGATCCCAAACCCGACCTGTGAGACTGCCACCGGCTGTGGGAAGTGGAAACGGCCCATGATCAACAATCCCAAATATAAGGGCAAGTGGAAGGCTCCTCTAGTGGACAACCCCAACTATCAG GGGGTGTGGAAGCCGCGTAAAATCCAGAACCCAGAGTTTTTCGAGGACCTGCACCCCTTCAGGATGCGCCCGTTCAGAGCCATTGGTCTGGAGCTGTGGTCCATGACATCAGACATTTACTTTGACAACTTCATCATCACATCTCACAAAGAGGTGGCTGACCGCTGGGCCTCCGACAGCTGGGGGCTCAAGAAACTCGTGGCCAGTGCGAATGAG CCCGGAATCGTGGCTCAGCTGATGATTGCTGCAGAGGAGCGTCCCTGGCTCTGGGTCGTCTATATACTCACTGTTGGGCTTCCTGTGGGGCTGGTTGTGCTCTTCTGTTGGCCAAAG AAAACAGAAGATGAGTACGTCTATAAGAAGGTAGATGTTCCTAAtgaggatgtagaggaggaggaggaggaagaggaagacgaAGCAGTCCTTGGTGAAGAACAAGGACCAGAAAATGGGGACGCGACACAGGCTGAAG TtgtagaagaagaggaggaagaggaggaagtcaACGGTCTTTcaggagatgaggaagaggaagaggagggagaggacgaaACCAAAACGCCAGAGAGAACAACAGATGACGTG TGTAAAGGCGACAGCGGTGCTGCGGAAGAGGGTCAGAAACAGTCTGTGAGAAAGCGGAGGGTTCGTAAAGACTGA